The sequence below is a genomic window from Streptomyces sp. NBC_00289.
ACTCACAGCGACCCCGACCCCCGGGAGGACGACCGCCGATGAGCGCGATCACGGACTTCGACGCGCTGCGCCGGGCGATGGCGGAGAACGCCGAGCAGCCGGAGGGCCCGGCCCGCAACGCGCGCGCGGAGCTGCTGCTCGCCGAGGCCGAGAAGCTGACCATCCCGCTCGCGGTGATCGAGGCGCTCGGACACCAGCTGAAGGTCTACAACTACAGCTCCGAGAAGGACCGGATGTTCGTCCCCTTCGCGCGTCTGCTGCGCATGTGGGACGAGCGGCCCGAGGACTTCGACGAGTACGAGGTCCACTCGCTGCACTGGGTGTTCAAGTGGATGTCGTCCGGGATGCTGGACCAGCCGCACGTGCCACTGGCCTCCGTCGAGAAGTGGCTCGGCGAGATGGAGCACCGCTACCGGCTCGCCGGGCACTCCGAACGGGCGGTGCGCAGCGCCGAGTTCAGCGTCGCCGCGCACGTCGGTGACATCGGGCGGGCGGAGCGGGCGTACGACGCCTGGCTGGCCGCCGACCGGGACACCATGGCCGACTGCCACGCGTGCGAGCTGCACGGGCAGGGCTGGTGGCAGGCGGAGCGCGGCCGGGACGCGGAGGCGCTGGAGCTGTGGCGGCCGGTCCTGGAGGGCGAGTACACCTGCGCCCACGAACCGCACACGGTCCTCGCCTCCTCCCTGACGCCCCTGCTGCGGCTGGGCCGGACGGACGAGGCGCGCGCCAACCATCTGCGGGGCTTCCGGCTGGTACGGGTCATGGAGAGCATGCGCGGCGCCTACGCGGACCACGTCGAGTTCTGCGCGCTGACCGGCAACGAGGCGCGCGGACTCGAACTCCTCGCGGAGCGGCCGGCGTACTTCACCGACGACGGGCATCCGCGCAGCAAGCTGGAGTTCATGGCGGTGGTGGCCCTGCTCATGGAGCGGCTGGCCGCGCTGGGGCACGCCGACCGGGAGGTGCCCGGTCCGGCCGGCCGGGCGTGGACCGCGCGGGAACTCGCCGTCCACGCGCGCGTGGAGGCGCTGGCGCTGGCCGCGCGCTTCGACGAACGCAACGGCACGTCGTACGTCAGTGAGCGGGCCCGCGCGCGCATGGCGCAGCGGACGCTGGTGGAGCGGCTGCCGCTGGGGGTGCGGTCGGCGCGGGCGTCCGTCGCGCCGGCGGTGGCGGCACCGGCACCCCTTCCCGCGACGGACGCGCCGGACGCGCCGGATCCGGCCGCGCTGATCGCCGAGGCGCGGCGGCTGTCCGACACGTTGCGGCCCCATGCCGTCGAGGCGTGGGCGGCGGCCGCCAGGGCGGCGGAGGGCCTGGACCTGGACGCCCGTGACCGGGCGGAGATCGCCGATCACGAGGCCATGGGCCGGGGCCCCGAGGGCATCGAGCTGTTCGAGCGGGCGGCCGAGCTTTACGGGGAGGCGGGCGACCCCGGCGAGAGCCTGGCCGCACGCGCGCGTGCGGCGTACGTCCGCGCTCTGGCGGGCGAGGTGGACGAGGCACTGGCGGCGGTCGCCGAACCGTACGACAACGTCCTGGCGCTCTACGCCGTGGACGGCACGGGCGTCCGGCAGACGGCTGCCGTGCTGATGGGACGGGCGCGGATTCTGCTGCGTCGGGTGCACGAGGCCGGGGAAGCCGTCGGGCCGGCGGTCCTGGCCGATGCCGAGACGGCCGCGCGGGAGGTGCTGGCCCTGGTGGACGGCCACGTCGGGGACGACGTACGGCTCGCCTCGCGGGCCGCCGAGGCGCAGGCGATGCTGGCGGAACTGGCGGCGCGCACCGGGGACGTGGAGCGGGCCGCGCAGTTGTTCGCACGGGCGGCGGACGCGTTCGTCGGCGCGGGGCTGCCGTGGTTCGCGGTGGAGTACGAGGCCCGGCTGGCGGGGCTCGCGCACCACCTCGGCGACATCGAGGAAGCGGAACGGGCCCTGCGCGCGGCCCTGGAGCACGGCGGCCCGCACCTGGAGGCGACCGGCCGGGCACAACTGAACCTGCAGCTGGCCGAGGTCATCGGCGGCCGGGGCCTGTCGGAGGAGGCCGCCGCACACGCCCTGGAGGCGGCGCACTGGGCCGACGAGGCCGGCGAGGGTCCCACCCTCGGCGCCTGGGCGCGGCAGCAGCTCGGCGGGTTCCTCCTGCGGCAGGGGCGGTGGGCCGAGGCCGCGGAGGTGCTGGAGTCGGCGCTGCCCGACCTGACCGCCGAGACACACGGCGACGGCGCGGTCGTCCAGACGCAGTGGTGGCTCGGCGACTGTCTGAGCGAGCTCGGCGAACACCGTGAGGCCGCCGAACGATGGCTGCGCGCCGCCGAGATCGCCCGGAACTGGCCCGAGCAGCACGATCACGCGACGCTGGCCCACCTCGCCGCCGAGTCCCTGGGACACGCGGGGCTGCCGGACGAGGCGGACCGGGCCTACGCGCGCGCGGGCGACCTGTGGCGTTCCCTCGGCAACGTCCACGGGCTGGTGCGGGCCCTGCGCGCCCGCGCGTGGCTCGCGCTCGGCACACAGGACGGACCGGAGGGAGCACGGGAGTTGATGGCGGCCGCGGTCGGGGAGTGCGAGGCGGCGCTGCCCGTGGCGGAGGACGAGGAGGCGCGGCAGCGGATCGTCGCCGAACTCGGCCACACCCAGCAGCAGTTCGGCGACCTGCTCACCCGCTCGGTCACGGAGGAGGCCGAAGACACCGGGGACACGGAGGACGACGCGATCCGCTCCGTGCTCGAGGAGGCCCTCGGCCGGATGGCGGAGGCGGTCGACGTCTTCGCCACCCTCGGCGACGACGCCCGGCACGGCCGGACCGGCGCCGAGCTCGCGGCGGGCCGGCTGGCGGCCGACCTCGGCCGCCCCACCGAGGCGGCCGCACGCGCGCGTGCGGTACTGACGGCGTACACGACCACCGCCGACGAGGACCAGGACGAGACGGCACAGGCCCGCCGCGCAGAGGCCCGGCAACTGCTCGACGCGGTGAAGGAGGAGGCGGACTAGACGGGGCCCACCCCACTCCCGTCGCATACGGGAGCACAGCGCCCCCGATCCGTCCGCCGCGGGATCTTCCCCGTCACACGGGTCCCCCCGCACCGGGCCCCGACTCCGTCGGCGCCGCTACTCCACGCCGATGAGCAGCACCGCTCCCTGTCGGCCGCCCCGGTACACCACCGTGTCGACGGCGAGGTACGCCTCCCGGACGCGGGTCTCCAGGTGGGCGGCGACGGGTTCGGGGGCCTCGTCGCCGAGGACGAGGGTGACCAGTTCGCCGCCCGCCGAGAGCATCCGGTCGAGGACGATCTCCGCCGTGACGGTGACGTCCGACCCGATCACGGCCACGTCGCCGTCGATGAGTCCGAGCACGTCCCCGGCCTGGCAGATGCCGGCCATGGTCCAGGACTGGCGTTCCGCGACGGCGACCTCGGCGTAGCGGGTGGCGCCCGCGGCCGAGGTCATCGCCACCACGTCCTCGTCGAAGCGGCGCCCCGGCTCGTGCACGGCGAGCGCCGCGATGCCCTGGACCGCGGAACGGGTCGGGATCAGTGCCACGCGGATGCCGTCCGCGCGGGCCTGCTCGGCCGCCGCCGCAGCGGTGTGACGCAGCTCCGCGTCGTTGGGCAGCAGCACGACCTCGCGCGCGTGGGCCCGCCGTACGGCCTCGACCAGCTCACCGCTCGCGGGCGGCTCCCCCGGCCGGGCGAGCACCGTGGTCGCGCCCGCCTCGGCGTACAGCCCGGCCAGCCCCTCGCCGGGCACGACGGCCACCACGGCCCGCTGGGCCCGCTCCCGGGGCGGCCGCTCGGCACCGGTGGTGTGCACGTCGCCGGCCCCGAAGTGCGTGATCCGGATCCGGTACGGCCGCCCGGCCTCGACGCCCGCCTCCACGGCGGCGCCCGCGTCGTCCACATGGACGTGCACGTTCCACAGCCCGTCGCCGCCGACGACGACGAGGGAGTCCCCGAGGGCGTCCAGCCGGGCCCGCAGCCGTGTGACCGCGGAGTCGCCGGCCTCCAGGAGGTAGATGACCTCGAAGGCGGGGCCGGCCTTCGTCGGGGCGCCCGCGGTCACGCCCGGGCTCCGTATGTCGGCGCAGTCGCCGGCCTCGTCCGAAACCGCGTCCTCGCGCGCGTGCCCCCGCGCGACGGCCCTGGGCGCCTCCCCGGTCAGCGTCTCCACCAGCGCCGCCAGGACCGCCACCAGTCCCCGGCCCCCGGCGTCGACCACGCCGGCCCGCCGCAGCACCGCGAGCTGGCCCGGGGTGGCGGCGAGGGCCGCACGAGCCCCCTCGTAGGCCGCGCGGGAGACCGTGCCGCAGTCCCCCTCGGCCCCGTCGGCCGCGTCGGCGGCGGCGGAGGCCACCGTGAGGACCGTGCCCTCGACGGGGTGGGCCACGGCCTGGCGGGCGGAGTCGGCCGCGTGCCGCAGGGCGAGCCGCAGGCCCTGCCCGTCGGTGTGCGGCGCCTCACCGTCGGCGCCGAGCACCTGTGCCATGCCGCGCAGCAGCTGCGCGAGGATCGTCCCGGAGTTGCCGCGTGCCCCGATGAGCGCCCCGTGGGCCATGGCCCGGACGGCGTCGGACAGCGACGGTTCCCCGCCCGCCGCGCTCCCGGAGCCCATCTCGTGCCCCGCGAACACCGCCTCGACGGCGGTGACGGCGGACTCGACGGTCAGATACAGGTTGGTGCCGGTGTCCCCGTCCGCCACGGGGTAGACGTTGATCGCGTCGATCTCCTCGCGGGCCCGCCCGAGCGCCTCGAGCGCGAGACCGCACCAGGTGCGCACCGCGAGAGCATCGAAGAATGTCTGCGGCACCTGCGCCACCTGCGCCTCCTTGAGCTGCTGGACGTGGGAGGCAGCGTAGACCCCGGGTCGGTGCCCACCGGAAGAGGGCGTGGAGCCGCCCGCTGAGCAGCCATGGTAGTTTCGTTGTACTGGCGCAGTCGTTGTATGCTGCTCCGGTTGCCCGATGCAGATCGGGCTCTCCCCCGGCACCGCCACTCAGATCCTCGATCCGATTTCGGCATGCCGGAATCAACCGTAAGTGCATCTGAAGTCTTTGGAGTGACCGGTGGCTGCCAACTGCGACGTCTGCGGCAAGGGGCCGGGCTTCGGCAACAACATCTCGCACTCGCACCGCCGTACGTCCCGTCGCTGGAACCCGAACATCCAGCGTGTGCGTACCGTGGTGGGCGGGACGCCGAAGCGCGTGAACGCTTGCACCTCGTGCATCAAGGCCGGCAAGGTCTCGCGCTGACGCATATCCCCCCGCTCTCGACCCGGGTCGAGTTGGGGGGACCTCCATCACGCGCGGCCACTGCTGGTTCGCCGCACAGAGCCGGTCCACCTTGTGTGGACCGGCTTTTTGCCATGCCCGCACCGGGTGAGCCGCCGGAGGACGGCGCCGTAGCACGCGGTCCCGGACCTCAGACCGCGGGAGTTCCCCTGTCGAGGGCCCACCCGTGATCCACCGGCCCGATCCCGCCGCCGAGTGCGAACCCGGCCGCGATCGCCCCGGTGACGTACTCCTTGGCGGCTGTGACCGCCTCCGGCACGCTCTGGCCCCTGGCGAGCTGCGACGCGATCGCCGAGGCCAGGGTGCAGCCGGTGCCGTGGGTGTGCCGGTTGTCGTACCTCGGCGCCCGCAGCCAGTGCTCCGCCGAGCCGTCGGTGAGGAGGTCGACGGCCTCCCCGGTCAGGTGGCCGCCCTTGATCAACACCCAGCGCGGCCCGTACGCCAGCACGGCCGCCGCCGCCCGCCGCAGGTCGCTCTCCGACGCGACGCGCACACCGGTGAGTTGCGCCACCTCGTCGAGGTTCGGCGTCGCGACGGTGGCCACGGGCAGCAGCTTCGTCCGTACGGAGTCCAGCGCGGAGGCCGCCAGCAGCGGGTCACCGTGTTTCGAGACGCCCACCGGGTCGACGACCGCCGGCGCGTCCGTGGCCCCGATCAACTCGGCCACCGTTTCGACGAGTTCGGCCGAGGCGAGCATCCCGGTCTTGACCGCCTGGACGCCGATGTCGTCCACGACACTGCGGTACTGGGCCCGCACCGCCGCCACCGGTAGCTCCCAGGCTCCCTGCACGCCCAGGGAGTTCTGTGCCGTGACGGCCGTGATCACGCTCATGCCGTGCACCCCGAGCGCGAGCATGGTCTTCAGGTCGGCCTGGACGCCCGCGCCGCCGCCGGAGTCGGAGCCCGCGACCGTCAGCACCCTCGGCGGTGCACCGGAGACGCTCATGACTCGATGTCCCCGAAGTGGTCCCAGCCGCCCTTCTTCGTCCACGGCGCGCCGTCGACGGTGACCTGGGGCAGCGCCGAGGGGTTGAGCACCTCGCCGATGACCTTCCAGCGGGCCGGCAGCTTCACGTCCGGCGGGAAGGTCGCGACGATCGCGTGGTCCTCTCCCCCGGTCAGCACCCACTGCATGGGGTCGACGCCGACGGCCTGCCCGATGTCGTTCATCTGGGACGGGATGTCGATCGCGCCGGAGCGGATGTCGATCCGGACCTTGCTGGCCTCGGCGATGTGCCCGAGGTCGGCGATGAGACCGTCGCTCACGTCGCACATCGAGGTCGCGCCGAGCCCGGCGGCGGCCGGCCCCGCGTGGTACGGCGGCTCGGGGCGCCGGTGCGCCTCGACGAAGGCGCGCGGCGAGCGGAAGCCGCGGGAGAGCACCGCGAACCCGGCCGCGGACCAGCCCAGCCAGCCGGTCACCGCGACGAGGTCGCCGGGCCGGGCGCCCCCACGGGTCACGGGTTCGTGGTTGCGCAGGTCACCGAGCGCGGTGATCGACACCATGATCGTGTCGCCGCGCACGACGTCGCCGCCGACCACGGAGGCGCCGGCGACCTGGCACTCGTCGCGCAGGCCGTCCATCATCTCGGTCGGCCAGGTCACGGGGAGTTCGGCGGGCACGACCAGGCCGAGCAGCAGGGCGGTCGGTACGGCGCCCATGGCGGCGATGTCCGCGAGGTTCTGCGCGGCCGCCTTGCGTCCCACGTCGTAGGCCGTGGACCAGTCGCGGCGGAAGTGCCGGCCCTCCAGCAGGATGTCGGTGCTGGCCACGACCCTGCGGTCGGGCGCGGCGACGACCGCGGCGTCGTCGCCGGGACCGACCCGGACCGCCGGGGTGGTGGTGAGGCGGGAGGTGAGCTCCCTGATGAGCCCGAACTCGCCGAGCTCACCAACAGTGCCCTTCATCGCTCTGACGCCCCTTCTGTCCCTGTCCGTGCCCGCTCGCGCTGCATCTCTGTCCTCGCTACGGTCGAGGTGACCGTCAACTTCCGTCGCGTCCGCACCCCGGCGCGGGGGCCGTGGACGCCGCGGGTCTCCCCGCGGCGAGCGGCGACGCGATACCGTGGCGTTCCTTTTCCCCACATGATCCTCGTGGCCGCCCTGGAGGTTCCGTGGTACAGGCGTACATCCTGATCCAGACGGAGGTCGGCAAGGCGTCGACCGTCGCCGAAACGATCAGCAAGATCCCTGGAGTCATCCAGGCCGAGGACGTGACAGGGCCGTACGACGTGATCGTGCGCGCCCAGGCCGACACCGTCGACGATCTCGGCCGCTTGGTGGTCGCGAAAGTCCAGCAAGTGGACGGCATCACGCGCACCCTGACCTGCCCGGTGGTGCATCTGTAGCCCCCGTCTACCCTTGGCCGGTGCACTTCTCTCGCCACCGGCCGATCGGTCTGCCCGCGCTCGTCCTGTTGATCGCCGCTGTCGGCTGCTCCTCAGCAGACGACAGCGGCTCCGCGGCGGTTCCCAGCCCGGACGCGAAGGTCGCGAAGCTGTGCGAGAACCTGGACGAGGTGCTGCCGGCCACGGTGGACGGTGAGAGCCGCGAGGATCCCGAGCCCGCCTCCACGCTGACCGCGGGCTGGGGAAGTGCGGCGATCATACTGCGCTGCGGTGTCGTACAGCCGCCGAAGATGATCGATCCCAAGGTGGCGACGGGCAGCGACCCGGACGCGATGGGCGGCGGAGTGAACGGCGTCGACTGGCTGATGGAGAAGCAGGGCGACGGTTCGTACCGGTTCACCACGGCCAACCGCAGCGCGTATGTCGAGGTCACGGTGCCCAAGGGGCGGGACAGCTCGGGTGTGCTCGTCGACCTGGCCCCGGCCGTGAAGAAGGCGATCCCCGGAGGGATCGCCGACTGAGGTGCGGGCCCGAGGTGGACGGCCGCGCCGTACGTCCGAGGTGTACGTCGTTCAGCGCAGGCCCGTCGAGCGGCGCAGCGCCGCCTGTACCAGCCTGTCCACGAGTTCCGCGTAACCGATGCCGCTCGCCTGCCACATCTGCGGGTACATCGAGATGGGCGTGAAGCCGGGCATCGTGTTGATCTCGTTGATCACGAACTCCCCGTCCTCGGTGAGGAAGAAGTCCGCGCGGACGAGCCCCTCGCACGAGGCCGCCTCGAAGGCGTCGACCGCGAGCCGCTGCACCTCGGCCGTCTCCTCCGGCGAGAGCGGGGCCGGCACCAGGCCCGGCGTCGAGTCGATGTACTTCGCCTCGAAGTCGTAGTAGGCGTGCGCGTCCGGCGGCGGGATCTCGGCCGGCGCGGAGGCGCGCGGGCCGTCCTCGAACTCCAGCACCCCGCACTCGATCTCGCGGCCGCGCAGCGCGGCCTCCACGAGGATCTTCGGGTCGTGCCGCTGCGCCTCGGCGATCGCCTCGTCGAGGCCGGAGAGGTCGTCGACCTTGGTGATGCCGATCGACGAGCCCGCGCGCGCGGGCTTCACGAACAGCGGCCAGCCGTGCTCGCCCGCGAAGTCGATGATCTTCTTGCGGGCGGCGGACTCGTCACCGGACCACTCGCGCGGCCGGATCACCACGTACGGGCCGACCTTGAGCCCGAAGGAGGTGAACACCCGCTTCATGTACTCCTTGTCCTGGCCGACGGCCGAGGCGAGCACGCCCGAGCCCACGTACGGGACGCCGGAGAGCTCCAGGAGGCCCTGCAGGGTGCCGTCCTCGCCGTAGGGGCCGTGCAGGACGGGGAAGACGACGTCGACCTCACCGAGTGCCTTGGGCACCGATCCGGGCTCGTTGTAGACGACTTCGCGGTTCGCGGGGTCGACGGGGAGCACCACGCCGCCCTCGCCCGACTCGGCGAGCTCCTCGACCTCGGGGGTACGGCGGTCGGTGATCGCCATGCGCTCCGGAGCGTCGGCGGTGAGCACCCAGCGGCCCTCCCGGGTGATGCCGATCGGCAGGACCTCGTACTTGGTCCGGTCGATGGCCTTCAGGACGGCGCCGGCGGTGACCATGGAGATCCCGTGTTCGGAGCTGCGTCCGCCGAACACGATGGCCACGCGCGGCTTGCGAGGCGACTGCTCAGGGTTCTGGGAGAGGTTCTCGGTGCTCATATCGGCATGAGAGTACCCGGTGGTAGTGCGCTGATACAGCGTCCGCCCGGTGGCGTCGGCGGGCGTCGCTCAGCGTCGTTCGGGCTTCGCGCTGCGCGACATCAGTTCCTTGAGCGCGACGACCGGCGGCTTGCCCTCGTGGACGATGCCGACGACCATCTCGGTGATCGGCATGTCGACGCCGTGCCGGCGGGCCAGATCCAGCACCGACTCACAGGACTTGACGCCCTCGGCGGTCTGCCGGGTGACCGCGATCGTCTCCTGGAGGGTCATGCCCTTGCCGAGGTTGGTGCCGAAGGTGTGGTTGCGCGACAGCGGCGAGGAGCAGGTCGCCACCAGGTCGCCCAGACCGGCGAGCCCGGAGAAGGTCAACGGGTCGGCGCCCATGGCGAGGCCCAGCCGCGTGGTCTCGGCGAGTCCGCGGGTGATGAGCGAGCCCTTGGCGTTGTCGCCGAGACCCATGCCGTCCGCGATGCCGACGGCGAGACCGATCACGTTCTTCACCGCGCCGCCGAGTTCGCAGCCGACGACGTCGGTGTTGGTGTACGGCCGGAAGTACGGCGTGTGGCAGGCGGCCTGGAGCCGCTGGGCGACGGCCTCGTCGGTGCAGGCGACCACGGCGGCGGCCGGCATCCGGGCCGCGATCTCGCGGGCCAGGTTGGGTCCGGTGACCGCGGCGATCCGGTGCTGCCCGACCTTGGCGACGTCCTCGATCACCTCGCTCATCCGCATGGCGGAACCGAGTTCGACGCCTTTCATGAGCGAGACGAGAACGGTGTCCGGCGCGAGCAACGGCGCCCATTCGGCGAGGTTTCCGCGCAGGGTCTGCGAGGGGATCGCGAGGACGGTGAAGTCGGCGTCGCGCGCTGCCTCGGCGGCGTCCGCCGTGGCCCGCAGGTTCGCCGGGAGTTCGACGCCGGGCAGGTAGTCGGGGTTCGTGCGGGTGGAGTTGACCGCTTCCGCGAGTTCGGCGCGACGCCCCCACAGGGTCACCTCGCAGCCCGCGTCGGCGAGGACCATGCCGAAGGCGGTGCCCCACGATCCGTTGCCGAAGACGGCCGCCCTGACCGGCTTGCTCACTTGCTCCGCCCCTCTTCCTGCTC
It includes:
- the rpmB gene encoding 50S ribosomal protein L28; translated protein: MAANCDVCGKGPGFGNNISHSHRRTSRRWNPNIQRVRTVVGGTPKRVNACTSCIKAGKVSR
- a CDS encoding tetratricopeptide repeat protein — translated: MSAITDFDALRRAMAENAEQPEGPARNARAELLLAEAEKLTIPLAVIEALGHQLKVYNYSSEKDRMFVPFARLLRMWDERPEDFDEYEVHSLHWVFKWMSSGMLDQPHVPLASVEKWLGEMEHRYRLAGHSERAVRSAEFSVAAHVGDIGRAERAYDAWLAADRDTMADCHACELHGQGWWQAERGRDAEALELWRPVLEGEYTCAHEPHTVLASSLTPLLRLGRTDEARANHLRGFRLVRVMESMRGAYADHVEFCALTGNEARGLELLAERPAYFTDDGHPRSKLEFMAVVALLMERLAALGHADREVPGPAGRAWTARELAVHARVEALALAARFDERNGTSYVSERARARMAQRTLVERLPLGVRSARASVAPAVAAPAPLPATDAPDAPDPAALIAEARRLSDTLRPHAVEAWAAAARAAEGLDLDARDRAEIADHEAMGRGPEGIELFERAAELYGEAGDPGESLAARARAAYVRALAGEVDEALAAVAEPYDNVLALYAVDGTGVRQTAAVLMGRARILLRRVHEAGEAVGPAVLADAETAAREVLALVDGHVGDDVRLASRAAEAQAMLAELAARTGDVERAAQLFARAADAFVGAGLPWFAVEYEARLAGLAHHLGDIEEAERALRAALEHGGPHLEATGRAQLNLQLAEVIGGRGLSEEAAAHALEAAHWADEAGEGPTLGAWARQQLGGFLLRQGRWAEAAEVLESALPDLTAETHGDGAVVQTQWWLGDCLSELGEHREAAERWLRAAEIARNWPEQHDHATLAHLAAESLGHAGLPDEADRAYARAGDLWRSLGNVHGLVRALRARAWLALGTQDGPEGARELMAAAVGECEAALPVAEDEEARQRIVAELGHTQQQFGDLLTRSVTEEAEDTGDTEDDAIRSVLEEALGRMAEAVDVFATLGDDARHGRTGAELAAGRLAADLGRPTEAAARARAVLTAYTTTADEDQDETAQARRAEARQLLDAVKEEAD
- a CDS encoding Lrp/AsnC family transcriptional regulator; the protein is MVQAYILIQTEVGKASTVAETISKIPGVIQAEDVTGPYDVIVRAQADTVDDLGRLVVAKVQQVDGITRTLTCPVVHL
- a CDS encoding thiamine-phosphate kinase, with translation MKGTVGELGEFGLIRELTSRLTTTPAVRVGPGDDAAVVAAPDRRVVASTDILLEGRHFRRDWSTAYDVGRKAAAQNLADIAAMGAVPTALLLGLVVPAELPVTWPTEMMDGLRDECQVAGASVVGGDVVRGDTIMVSITALGDLRNHEPVTRGGARPGDLVAVTGWLGWSAAGFAVLSRGFRSPRAFVEAHRRPEPPYHAGPAAAGLGATSMCDVSDGLIADLGHIAEASKVRIDIRSGAIDIPSQMNDIGQAVGVDPMQWVLTGGEDHAIVATFPPDVKLPARWKVIGEVLNPSALPQVTVDGAPWTKKGGWDHFGDIES
- a CDS encoding NAD(P)H-dependent glycerol-3-phosphate dehydrogenase; this translates as MSKPVRAAVFGNGSWGTAFGMVLADAGCEVTLWGRRAELAEAVNSTRTNPDYLPGVELPANLRATADAAEAARDADFTVLAIPSQTLRGNLAEWAPLLAPDTVLVSLMKGVELGSAMRMSEVIEDVAKVGQHRIAAVTGPNLAREIAARMPAAAVVACTDEAVAQRLQAACHTPYFRPYTNTDVVGCELGGAVKNVIGLAVGIADGMGLGDNAKGSLITRGLAETTRLGLAMGADPLTFSGLAGLGDLVATCSSPLSRNHTFGTNLGKGMTLQETIAVTRQTAEGVKSCESVLDLARRHGVDMPITEMVVGIVHEGKPPVVALKELMSRSAKPERR
- the thiD gene encoding bifunctional hydroxymethylpyrimidine kinase/phosphomethylpyrimidine kinase gives rise to the protein MSVSGAPPRVLTVAGSDSGGGAGVQADLKTMLALGVHGMSVITAVTAQNSLGVQGAWELPVAAVRAQYRSVVDDIGVQAVKTGMLASAELVETVAELIGATDAPAVVDPVGVSKHGDPLLAASALDSVRTKLLPVATVATPNLDEVAQLTGVRVASESDLRRAAAAVLAYGPRWVLIKGGHLTGEAVDLLTDGSAEHWLRAPRYDNRHTHGTGCTLASAIASQLARGQSVPEAVTAAKEYVTGAIAAGFALGGGIGPVDHGWALDRGTPAV
- a CDS encoding D-alanine--D-alanine ligase family protein, coding for MSTENLSQNPEQSPRKPRVAIVFGGRSSEHGISMVTAGAVLKAIDRTKYEVLPIGITREGRWVLTADAPERMAITDRRTPEVEELAESGEGGVVLPVDPANREVVYNEPGSVPKALGEVDVVFPVLHGPYGEDGTLQGLLELSGVPYVGSGVLASAVGQDKEYMKRVFTSFGLKVGPYVVIRPREWSGDESAARKKIIDFAGEHGWPLFVKPARAGSSIGITKVDDLSGLDEAIAEAQRHDPKILVEAALRGREIECGVLEFEDGPRASAPAEIPPPDAHAYYDFEAKYIDSTPGLVPAPLSPEETAEVQRLAVDAFEAASCEGLVRADFFLTEDGEFVINEINTMPGFTPISMYPQMWQASGIGYAELVDRLVQAALRRSTGLR
- a CDS encoding DUF3515 domain-containing protein; translated protein: MHFSRHRPIGLPALVLLIAAVGCSSADDSGSAAVPSPDAKVAKLCENLDEVLPATVDGESREDPEPASTLTAGWGSAAIILRCGVVQPPKMIDPKVATGSDPDAMGGGVNGVDWLMEKQGDGSYRFTTANRSAYVEVTVPKGRDSSGVLVDLAPAVKKAIPGGIAD
- a CDS encoding DAK2 domain-containing protein, whose protein sequence is MAQVPQTFFDALAVRTWCGLALEALGRAREEIDAINVYPVADGDTGTNLYLTVESAVTAVEAVFAGHEMGSGSAAGGEPSLSDAVRAMAHGALIGARGNSGTILAQLLRGMAQVLGADGEAPHTDGQGLRLALRHAADSARQAVAHPVEGTVLTVASAAADAADGAEGDCGTVSRAAYEGARAALAATPGQLAVLRRAGVVDAGGRGLVAVLAALVETLTGEAPRAVARGHAREDAVSDEAGDCADIRSPGVTAGAPTKAGPAFEVIYLLEAGDSAVTRLRARLDALGDSLVVVGGDGLWNVHVHVDDAGAAVEAGVEAGRPYRIRITHFGAGDVHTTGAERPPRERAQRAVVAVVPGEGLAGLYAEAGATTVLARPGEPPASGELVEAVRRAHAREVVLLPNDAELRHTAAAAAEQARADGIRVALIPTRSAVQGIAALAVHEPGRRFDEDVVAMTSAAGATRYAEVAVAERQSWTMAGICQAGDVLGLIDGDVAVIGSDVTVTAEIVLDRMLSAGGELVTLVLGDEAPEPVAAHLETRVREAYLAVDTVVYRGGRQGAVLLIGVE